The following proteins are encoded in a genomic region of Catellatospora sp. TT07R-123:
- a CDS encoding aldo/keto reductase — translation MTTRKLGRSGIEVSALGLGCWAIGGPLWGEDGQPYGWGEVDDDESVRAVHRALDLGVTFFDTASNYGAGHSERVLGRALGGRRDSVVVASKFGNTFEEQTRLATGADGTPEYMLSCLDGVLDRLGTDYLDLYQLHLGHLPTEQALELVDPLEKLVAQGRIRAYGWSTDDPERAAAFAEAGPNCAAVQYDHSVLNDNAAMVDVLARYELAGINRGPLAMGLLTGKYHGAAGRIGGDDVRGKSPEWLQYFTDGVPTPQWAELVDRVRQALTADGRTLTQGALGWLLARSPWTLPIPGVRTVAQAEENFATLALGPLPEAAFAEVESLLAELR, via the coding sequence ATGACGACACGGAAACTGGGTCGCAGCGGCATCGAGGTCAGCGCACTGGGCCTGGGCTGCTGGGCCATCGGGGGCCCGCTGTGGGGCGAGGACGGGCAGCCGTACGGGTGGGGCGAGGTCGACGACGACGAGTCGGTCCGCGCCGTGCACCGGGCACTGGACCTCGGCGTCACCTTCTTCGACACCGCGAGCAACTACGGCGCCGGGCACAGCGAGCGGGTGCTCGGCCGGGCCCTGGGCGGGCGGCGCGACAGTGTGGTCGTCGCCAGCAAGTTCGGCAACACCTTCGAGGAGCAGACGCGGCTGGCCACCGGCGCGGACGGCACCCCGGAGTACATGCTCAGCTGCCTGGATGGCGTCCTCGACCGGCTCGGCACCGACTATCTGGACCTGTACCAGCTGCACCTGGGCCACCTGCCGACCGAGCAGGCGCTGGAGCTGGTGGACCCGCTGGAGAAGCTGGTCGCCCAGGGCCGCATCCGGGCGTACGGCTGGAGCACCGACGACCCGGAGCGCGCCGCCGCCTTCGCCGAGGCGGGGCCGAACTGCGCGGCGGTCCAGTACGACCACTCGGTGCTGAACGACAACGCGGCCATGGTCGACGTGCTGGCCCGGTACGAGCTGGCCGGGATCAACCGCGGGCCGCTGGCGATGGGCCTGCTCACCGGCAAGTACCACGGTGCCGCAGGACGGATCGGCGGCGACGACGTGCGCGGCAAGTCCCCGGAGTGGCTGCAGTACTTCACCGACGGCGTGCCGACCCCGCAGTGGGCCGAGCTCGTCGACCGGGTCCGGCAGGCGCTGACCGCCGACGGCCGGACGCTCACCCAGGGGGCGCTGGGCTGGCTGCTGGCTCGCAGCCCGTGGACGCTGCCGATCCCGGGTGTCCGCACGGTCGCCCAGGCGGAGGAGAACTTCGCCACCCTGGCCCTCGGTCCGCTGCCCGAGGCGGCGTTCGCCGAGGTCGAGTCGCTGCTCGCCGAGCTGCGCTGA
- the hrpA gene encoding ATP-dependent RNA helicase HrpA — MTPQSRPPQPASPLVELRRRVDQLMPQDRRRLTRRLDGVRKTRAGEALDAAVAQITEAVAQAEQKLAARAAALPAITYPAELPVSQKRDDIAAAIRDHQVVIVAGETGSGKTTQLPKICLELGRGVRGLIGHTQPRRLAARTVAERIAEEVGVPLGGTVGWKVRFTDQVGDETMVKLMTDGILLAEIQHDRTLSQYDTLIIDEAHERSLNIDFILGYLKQLLPKRPDLKVVITSATIDPERFAAHFAGPDGPAPIIEVSGRTYPVEVRYRPLVVEGDEEDGDEERDQIQAISDAVDELAAERAGDVLVFLSGEREIRDTAEALRKRNLRHTEILPLYARLSTAEQHRVFQPHTGRRIVLATNVAETSLTVPGIKYVVDPGTARISRYSNRLKVQRLPIEAVSQASANQRKGRCGRTSDGICIRLYDELDFTNRPEFTEPEILRTNLASVILQMISLGLGDIAAFPFIDPPDRRHIADGMDLLHELGALEAPMRGEPGRLTPLGRRLAQLPVDPRLGRMVLEAEKNGCLREVLIITAALSIQDPRERPADRQQAAAEKHARFADEGSSDFMAFLNLWNYVREQQRELSSNQFRRLCKTEFLHYLRIREWQDLESQLRQVAKQLGAVLNTAPAEPATVHQALLSGLLSHLGFYDAEKRDFLGARGARFSLFPGSALFKKSPRWVMAAELVETSRLWGRVAAKIEPEWAETLAPHLVKRQYSEPHWEKKQASVVAYEKVLLYGLPIVAKRKVNFGRIDPVLSRELFIRHALVEGDWETHHDFFHANRALLAEVEELEHRVRRRDILVDDETLFSFYDNRLPADVVSGQHFDTWWKSARRKTPDLLSFEKSMLVNAAAGGVEEEDYPDAWQQGRFELPLTYQFEPGADADGVTVHIPLPLLNQISPAGFDWQIPGLREELAIALVRSLPKADRRNFVPVPDYVREALAGVKQSEEPLVAVLERQLRTMTGVVVSRGSWEPDKVPEHLKMTYRVEDEHGKTLAEGKDLPELKRRLRDKAQQAVAAAADDLEMHGLTAWSMGPLARTVERKRGGYDVKGYPALVDEGAAVGVKVFDSAGEQWNAMWRGTRRLVLLAAPPPLKSIQGRLSNQAKLALSRNPHGGVAPLLEDVVTAAVDKVIIEAGGPAWDADAFAALAAKARAQLPASVLEILQQLEPVLATWFEIDRKLKSITNVLLVRSVSDIRSQLTALVYPGFVAGTGLRRLSDLVRYLRAIEQRLAKLAEQPQRDREKLLLLEDVLHEYDEAKASVRPGAPGWDTVVEVRWMIEELRVSYFAQTLGTPYPVSDKRIYRALATIPAS, encoded by the coding sequence ATGACACCGCAGTCCCGCCCTCCCCAGCCCGCCAGCCCGCTCGTCGAGCTGCGCCGACGCGTCGACCAGCTGATGCCGCAAGACCGGCGCAGGCTCACCCGGCGCCTCGACGGCGTACGCAAGACCCGTGCCGGAGAGGCGCTGGACGCCGCCGTGGCGCAGATCACCGAGGCGGTGGCGCAGGCGGAGCAGAAGCTCGCCGCGCGGGCCGCCGCGCTGCCCGCCATCACATACCCGGCCGAGCTGCCGGTCAGCCAGAAGCGCGACGACATCGCCGCCGCGATCCGCGACCACCAGGTCGTGATCGTGGCCGGTGAGACCGGCTCCGGCAAGACCACCCAGCTGCCGAAGATCTGCCTGGAGCTGGGCCGCGGCGTGCGCGGCCTGATCGGGCACACCCAGCCCCGGCGGCTCGCCGCCCGCACCGTGGCCGAGCGCATCGCCGAGGAGGTCGGGGTGCCGCTGGGCGGCACCGTCGGCTGGAAGGTGCGCTTCACCGACCAGGTCGGCGACGAGACCATGGTCAAGCTGATGACCGACGGCATCCTGCTCGCCGAGATCCAGCACGACCGGACGCTCTCGCAGTACGACACGCTGATCATCGACGAGGCGCACGAGCGCAGCCTCAACATCGACTTCATTCTCGGGTACCTCAAGCAGCTGCTGCCCAAGCGGCCCGACCTCAAGGTGGTCATCACCTCGGCGACGATCGACCCGGAGCGGTTCGCGGCCCACTTCGCCGGGCCGGACGGGCCCGCCCCGATCATCGAGGTCTCCGGCCGCACCTACCCCGTCGAGGTCCGCTACCGCCCGCTGGTGGTCGAGGGCGACGAGGAGGACGGCGACGAGGAGCGCGACCAGATCCAGGCGATCTCCGACGCCGTCGACGAGCTGGCCGCGGAGCGGGCGGGCGACGTCCTGGTCTTCCTCAGCGGCGAGCGCGAGATCCGCGACACCGCCGAGGCGCTGCGCAAACGCAACCTGCGCCACACCGAGATCCTGCCGCTGTACGCCCGGCTGTCCACCGCCGAGCAGCACCGGGTCTTCCAGCCGCACACCGGGCGGCGCATCGTGCTGGCCACCAACGTCGCCGAGACCTCGCTGACCGTCCCGGGCATCAAGTACGTCGTCGACCCCGGCACGGCGCGCATCTCCCGCTACAGCAACCGGCTGAAGGTGCAGCGGCTGCCGATCGAGGCGGTCTCGCAGGCGTCGGCCAACCAGCGCAAGGGCCGGTGCGGCCGCACGTCGGACGGCATCTGCATCCGGCTCTACGACGAGCTGGACTTCACCAACCGGCCGGAGTTCACCGAGCCGGAGATCCTGCGTACCAACCTGGCCTCGGTCATCCTCCAGATGATCTCGCTGGGCCTGGGCGACATCGCGGCGTTCCCGTTCATCGACCCGCCGGACCGGCGCCACATCGCCGACGGCATGGACCTGCTGCACGAGCTGGGCGCCCTGGAGGCGCCGATGCGCGGCGAGCCCGGCCGCCTCACGCCGCTGGGCCGCCGCCTGGCGCAGCTGCCGGTCGACCCGCGCCTGGGCCGGATGGTGCTGGAGGCGGAGAAGAACGGCTGCCTGCGCGAGGTCCTGATCATCACGGCGGCGCTGTCCATCCAGGACCCGCGCGAGCGGCCCGCCGACCGGCAGCAGGCCGCTGCCGAGAAGCACGCCCGCTTCGCCGACGAGGGCTCGTCGGACTTCATGGCCTTCCTCAACCTGTGGAACTACGTACGCGAGCAGCAGCGCGAGCTGTCGTCCAACCAGTTCCGCCGCCTGTGCAAGACCGAGTTCCTGCACTACCTGCGCATCCGCGAGTGGCAGGACCTGGAGTCGCAGCTGCGCCAGGTCGCCAAGCAGCTCGGCGCCGTGCTCAACACCGCGCCGGCCGAGCCCGCCACCGTGCACCAGGCGCTTCTTTCCGGTCTGCTGTCGCACCTGGGCTTCTACGATGCGGAGAAGCGGGACTTCCTCGGCGCCCGAGGGGCCCGCTTCTCGCTGTTCCCGGGGTCGGCGCTGTTCAAGAAGTCGCCGCGCTGGGTGATGGCCGCCGAACTCGTCGAGACCTCGCGGCTGTGGGGCCGGGTCGCGGCGAAGATCGAGCCGGAGTGGGCCGAGACCCTGGCCCCGCACCTGGTCAAGCGGCAGTACAGCGAACCGCACTGGGAGAAGAAGCAGGCCTCCGTCGTCGCGTACGAGAAGGTGCTGCTCTACGGCCTGCCCATCGTCGCCAAGCGCAAGGTGAACTTCGGCCGCATCGACCCGGTGCTGTCCCGCGAGCTGTTCATCCGGCACGCGCTGGTCGAGGGCGACTGGGAGACCCACCACGACTTCTTCCACGCCAACCGCGCGCTGCTGGCCGAGGTCGAAGAGCTGGAGCACCGGGTACGCCGCCGCGACATCCTCGTCGACGACGAGACCCTGTTCTCCTTCTACGACAACCGGCTGCCCGCCGACGTCGTCTCCGGTCAGCACTTCGACACCTGGTGGAAGTCGGCCCGGCGCAAGACCCCCGACCTGCTCAGCTTCGAGAAGTCGATGCTGGTCAACGCGGCTGCGGGCGGCGTCGAGGAGGAGGACTACCCGGACGCCTGGCAGCAGGGACGGTTCGAGCTGCCGCTGACGTACCAGTTCGAGCCCGGCGCCGACGCCGACGGCGTGACCGTGCACATCCCGCTGCCGCTGCTCAACCAGATCAGCCCGGCCGGGTTCGACTGGCAGATCCCCGGCCTGCGCGAGGAGCTGGCGATCGCGCTGGTGCGCTCGCTGCCCAAGGCCGACCGCCGCAACTTCGTGCCGGTGCCCGACTACGTCCGCGAGGCGCTGGCCGGGGTCAAGCAGAGCGAGGAACCGCTGGTGGCGGTGCTGGAGCGGCAGCTGCGCACGATGACCGGCGTGGTCGTCTCGCGCGGCAGCTGGGAGCCGGACAAGGTGCCCGAGCACCTGAAGATGACGTACCGGGTCGAGGACGAGCACGGCAAGACCCTGGCCGAGGGCAAGGACCTGCCCGAGCTCAAGCGGCGCCTGCGCGACAAGGCGCAGCAGGCCGTCGCCGCGGCCGCCGACGACCTGGAGATGCACGGCCTGACCGCCTGGAGCATGGGCCCGCTGGCCCGCACGGTCGAGCGCAAGCGCGGCGGGTACGACGTCAAGGGCTACCCGGCGCTGGTCGACGAGGGCGCCGCGGTCGGGGTCAAGGTCTTCGACTCCGCCGGTGAGCAGTGGAACGCGATGTGGCGGGGCACCCGGCGGCTGGTGCTGCTGGCCGCGCCGCCGCCGCTGAAGTCGATCCAGGGCCGCCTGTCCAACCAGGCCAAGCTGGCGCTGTCGCGCAACCCGCACGGGGGCGTCGCGCCGCTGCTGGAGGACGTGGTCACCGCCGCGGTCGACAAGGTGATCATCGAGGCGGGCGGCCCGGCCTGGGATGCCGACGCGTTCGCGGCCCTGGCCGCCAAGGCCCGCGCGCAGCTGCCGGCATCGGTCCTGGAGATCCTCCAGCAGCTCGAACCGGTCCTCGCGACCTGGTTCGAGATCGACCGGAAGCTGAAGTCGATCACCAACGTGCTGCTGGTCCGGTCGGTCTCCGACATCCGGTCCCAGCTGACCGCGCTGGTCTACCCCGGGTTCGTGGCCGGCACGGGGCTGCGCCGCCTGTCCGACCTGGTCCGCTACCTGCGCGCCATCGAGCAGCGGCTGGCCAAGCTGGCCGAGCAGCCGCAGCGCGACCGCGAGAAGCTGCTGCTGCTCGAAGACGTGCTGCACGAGTACGACGAGGCCAAGGCATCGGTGCGCCCCGGCGCCCCGGGCTGGGACACCGTGGTCGAGGTGCGCTGGATGATCGAGGAGCTGCGGGTCAGCTACTTCGCGCAGACCCTCGGCACGCCGTACCCGGTCTCGGACAAGCGGATCTATCGAGCACTGGCCACGATCCCCGCGAGCTGA
- a CDS encoding SCO2521 family protein, producing the protein MTTANGDADVILGEVSTALLQHSSAVTARTAADLLAFTVGERVLRSARPNSYAVSPPQLTGIDCDLPAVSRRGLRPSPVVTHGVGTVLSRGVITGGQIVQGSSYTRLRPVDGGRRLPWSHYLAQPGVIELYGRNADADLAAGHLQPRTEPQLLNLSAISDGTIDRVQQSEHVDRRKPFESQRTHLRWVVSGAEEFQFTLVDEERHRTVRLPGIGADATAVAHLCEDIALHDWLLTTLLSLVGRVPAGSATRDRVVARLEPAVDYLLHLWMPAARVSAALARFWQDVERRPGLSRQWQTNVDRVRDQLSLALIAARVHRQ; encoded by the coding sequence TTGACGACCGCGAACGGGGACGCCGACGTCATCCTGGGCGAGGTCAGCACCGCGCTGCTGCAGCACTCCAGTGCCGTGACCGCCCGGACCGCCGCCGACCTGCTCGCCTTCACGGTCGGGGAGCGGGTGCTGCGATCCGCGCGCCCCAACTCGTACGCGGTGTCGCCGCCGCAGCTGACCGGGATCGACTGCGACCTGCCGGCGGTCTCCCGCCGGGGCCTGCGGCCCAGTCCGGTCGTCACGCACGGCGTCGGCACCGTGCTCTCCCGCGGGGTCATCACCGGCGGCCAGATCGTGCAGGGCTCCTCGTACACCCGGCTGCGCCCGGTCGACGGCGGCCGCCGCCTGCCGTGGTCGCACTACCTGGCCCAGCCCGGCGTGATCGAGCTGTACGGCCGCAACGCCGACGCCGACCTCGCCGCCGGCCACCTCCAGCCGCGGACGGAACCGCAGCTGCTGAACCTGAGCGCGATCAGCGACGGGACCATCGACCGGGTGCAGCAGAGCGAGCACGTCGACCGCCGCAAGCCCTTCGAGTCGCAGCGCACCCACCTGCGCTGGGTCGTCTCCGGCGCCGAGGAGTTCCAGTTCACGCTCGTCGACGAGGAGAGGCACCGCACCGTCAGGCTGCCCGGCATCGGCGCCGACGCCACGGCGGTGGCCCACCTGTGCGAGGACATCGCACTGCACGACTGGCTGCTCACGACACTGCTGTCGCTGGTCGGCCGAGTTCCCGCCGGTTCGGCGACACGGGACCGGGTGGTGGCACGGCTGGAACCGGCCGTCGACTACCTGCTGCACCTGTGGATGCCCGCGGCCCGCGTCAGTGCGGCGCTGGCCCGGTTCTGGCAGGACGTGGAGCGGCGGCCCGGCCTGAGCCGCCAGTGGCAGACCAACGTGGACCGGGTGCGCGACCAGCTCTCGCTGGCCCTGATCGCCGCACGGGTCCACCGGCAGTGA
- a CDS encoding FAD-dependent oxidoreductase, whose product MVTSPKASITVLGAGVSGLTTAICLAESGHRVRVRAALPPDRTTSACAGASWGPYMVSDARVLDWSIATLREFERLPEGRGVRFVRGMEASPDDEVKPPEWVTAMRDYRLCDRDALPEGYALGWWFTIPLVDMPVYLRHLTERLAALGVGIEVLPRPLAAFAELDDPGILINCTGLGSRLLVEDSGLEATRGQLVVVEDPGLDWFFQDDREEGELTYFLPHGRHVVLGGYAEPYHGDPAELRPDPEIARRIVERCAAIEPRLAGAVKIEDRVGLRPNRKSGIRIEAELVDGVTVIHNYGHAGSGVTLSWGCAQEVSRLVREL is encoded by the coding sequence ATGGTGACCTCACCAAAGGCATCGATAACCGTCTTGGGCGCTGGCGTGTCCGGCCTGACCACAGCCATTTGTCTGGCTGAGAGCGGGCACCGGGTGCGGGTGCGCGCCGCACTGCCGCCGGACCGGACCACCTCGGCTTGCGCCGGAGCAAGCTGGGGACCGTACATGGTCAGTGACGCCCGTGTACTCGACTGGAGCATCGCCACCCTGCGTGAGTTCGAGCGGCTGCCCGAGGGCCGCGGTGTGCGCTTCGTGCGCGGGATGGAGGCGTCCCCCGACGACGAAGTCAAGCCGCCGGAATGGGTGACTGCGATGCGTGACTATCGGCTTTGCGACAGGGACGCGCTGCCCGAGGGTTACGCCCTTGGCTGGTGGTTCACCATTCCACTCGTCGACATGCCCGTATACCTGAGGCATCTCACCGAGCGGCTGGCGGCGCTGGGCGTCGGGATCGAGGTGCTGCCCCGGCCGTTGGCCGCCTTCGCCGAGCTGGACGATCCGGGCATCCTGATCAACTGCACCGGCCTGGGCTCGCGGCTGCTGGTCGAGGACAGCGGGCTGGAGGCCACCCGCGGGCAGCTCGTCGTGGTGGAGGACCCGGGCCTCGACTGGTTCTTCCAGGACGACCGGGAGGAGGGCGAGCTGACCTACTTCCTGCCGCACGGCAGGCATGTGGTCCTGGGCGGATACGCGGAGCCGTACCACGGGGACCCGGCGGAGCTGCGGCCCGACCCGGAGATCGCGCGGCGGATCGTCGAGCGCTGCGCGGCGATCGAGCCGCGCCTGGCCGGGGCCGTCAAGATCGAGGACCGGGTGGGGCTGCGGCCCAACCGCAAGAGCGGCATCCGGATCGAGGCCGAGCTGGTGGACGGGGTCACCGTGATCCACAACTACGGGCACGCCGGCTCGGGGGTGACCCTGTCCTGGGGGTGCGCCCAGGAGGTGTCGCGGCTGGTCCGCGAGCTGTGA
- a CDS encoding SCO2523 family variant P-loop protein, translating into MTMLVLATSDKGGTGRSVTSSNLVYRSALAGQDVCYLDFDFGSPTAGAIFGAADVERGVARGGLHSYLRGRSPEPMRVNVWEASERLRRGGRPLTAGRLQLVPGDRGGAEFAATPAIVQRCVELLVRMEEEFALTLIDLSAGRSYATDIMLAALASRELRGVTARWLVFHRWTSQHIIAASGLVHGEKGIIEMGEKRGHRREALVESIRFVRTAVVDPSSESLSGLRPPQLVWLQRHNKELKRLASESRVGEVNVIGSVPLDPVLQWQEQLISDDDTVTKEIANEDTVAAFKEIARKLVDEAYWTGS; encoded by the coding sequence ATGACCATGCTGGTGCTGGCGACCTCCGACAAGGGGGGCACCGGCCGCTCGGTGACGAGCAGCAACCTGGTCTACCGCAGCGCCCTGGCCGGCCAGGATGTCTGCTATCTCGACTTCGACTTCGGCTCGCCGACCGCCGGGGCGATCTTCGGGGCCGCCGACGTCGAACGGGGCGTCGCGCGCGGCGGGCTGCACTCGTACCTGCGCGGCAGGTCGCCCGAGCCGATGCGGGTCAACGTGTGGGAGGCCTCTGAGCGGCTGCGCCGCGGCGGCCGGCCGCTGACCGCCGGGCGGCTGCAACTCGTCCCGGGAGACCGGGGCGGGGCGGAGTTCGCGGCGACGCCGGCGATCGTGCAGCGCTGCGTCGAGCTGCTGGTGCGGATGGAGGAGGAGTTCGCCCTCACGCTGATCGACCTCAGCGCCGGGCGCTCGTACGCCACCGACATCATGCTGGCCGCGCTGGCCAGCCGGGAGCTGCGCGGGGTGACGGCCCGCTGGCTGGTCTTCCACCGGTGGACGAGCCAGCACATCATCGCGGCGTCCGGTCTGGTCCACGGCGAGAAGGGGATCATCGAGATGGGGGAGAAGCGGGGGCACCGCCGCGAGGCGCTGGTCGAGTCGATCAGATTCGTGCGGACCGCGGTGGTCGACCCGTCCTCGGAGTCGCTGTCCGGGCTGCGCCCGCCGCAGCTGGTCTGGCTCCAGCGGCACAACAAGGAGCTGAAGCGCCTGGCCAGCGAGTCCCGGGTCGGCGAGGTGAACGTGATCGGGTCGGTGCCGCTGGACCCCGTGCTGCAATGGCAGGAGCAGCTGATCTCCGACGACGACACCGTCACCAAGGAGATCGCCAACGAGGACACCGTGGCCGCGTTCAAGGAGATCGCCCGGAAGCTCGTCGACGAGGCGTACTGGACCGGATCATGA
- a CDS encoding SCO2522 family protein, whose protein sequence is MTESVFVENSASPKTDELPLSHLSIELGHLYMEDFMAGYDRLRQMFVQVKPWAEAAEGACRAVVGAKARISTCFLIDDYFSRFDSPQRIVPMLQEAARESKLTIDYLARESSCAATGSVRPVDLVHSRLVPEPVPGTTGAERPAVGDIGWLCNGQRSPGVAAMAQAMDWDEPWQPPRQNAVDKHSIFMDVQLWDKPEGWAEADGAGESRRWSCPMLAAVWQLLRLGLLRDEGRAVAAPVPAPEPLPESWADLPAVIRLNPKARPFFAYRTFTAMNSRFLPVEDAVRTILSQVGVDPAADAQLVARATADGLRLPREVLGRIDYAFVGAWTPAAVRSADSPAPTAR, encoded by the coding sequence ATGACCGAATCCGTGTTCGTGGAGAACAGCGCCAGCCCGAAGACCGACGAGCTGCCCCTGTCGCACCTGTCCATCGAGCTGGGCCATCTCTACATGGAAGACTTCATGGCCGGCTACGACCGCCTGCGGCAGATGTTCGTCCAGGTCAAGCCGTGGGCGGAGGCGGCCGAGGGCGCCTGCCGGGCGGTGGTGGGCGCCAAGGCGCGGATCAGCACCTGCTTCCTGATCGACGACTACTTCTCCCGGTTCGACAGCCCGCAGCGCATCGTGCCGATGCTGCAGGAGGCGGCTCGGGAGTCGAAGCTGACCATCGACTACCTGGCCCGCGAGTCGTCGTGCGCCGCCACCGGGTCGGTGCGGCCGGTGGACCTGGTGCACAGCCGGCTGGTGCCGGAGCCGGTGCCGGGCACCACCGGCGCCGAGCGGCCGGCGGTCGGGGACATCGGCTGGCTGTGCAACGGCCAGCGCTCGCCCGGGGTCGCCGCCATGGCTCAGGCGATGGACTGGGACGAGCCCTGGCAGCCGCCGCGGCAGAACGCGGTCGACAAGCATTCGATCTTCATGGACGTGCAGCTCTGGGACAAGCCGGAAGGCTGGGCGGAGGCGGACGGCGCCGGTGAATCGCGCCGCTGGTCCTGCCCGATGCTGGCCGCCGTGTGGCAGCTGCTGCGGCTGGGCCTGCTGCGCGACGAGGGCCGGGCCGTCGCGGCGCCGGTGCCGGCCCCCGAGCCGCTGCCGGAGTCCTGGGCGGACCTGCCCGCCGTGATCCGCCTCAACCCGAAGGCCAGGCCGTTCTTCGCCTACCGCACCTTCACCGCGATGAACTCCCGGTTCCTGCCGGTCGAGGACGCGGTGCGGACGATCCTGAGCCAGGTCGGGGTCGACCCGGCGGCCGACGCGCAGCTGGTAGCGCGCGCCACCGCCGACGGGCTGCGACTGCCGCGCGAGGTGCTGGGCCGCATCGACTACGCCTTCGTCGGCGCCTGGACCCCTGCCGCCGTCAGGTCAGCGGACTCGCCAGCTCCCACAGCTCGTTGA
- a CDS encoding MerR family transcriptional regulator produces the protein MTRYTPAEAVQRSGFSLDTLRYYERIGLLEGIDRTAGGRRVFSDDDLGWLGLLRCLRDTGMPINAMCRFAELARQGDETIADRVELLEQHGASAEAQLELLLRQHEYLRNKIAYYRTLLPTAA, from the coding sequence GTGACCCGATACACCCCCGCCGAAGCCGTCCAGCGCAGTGGTTTCAGCCTCGACACGCTGCGCTACTACGAGCGCATCGGTCTGCTGGAAGGCATCGACCGTACCGCCGGCGGCCGCCGCGTCTTCTCCGACGACGACCTGGGCTGGCTCGGCCTGCTGCGCTGCCTGCGCGACACCGGCATGCCGATCAACGCGATGTGCCGGTTCGCCGAGCTCGCCCGGCAGGGCGACGAGACCATCGCCGACCGGGTGGAACTCCTGGAACAGCACGGTGCCTCGGCGGAGGCCCAGCTGGAGCTGCTGCTGCGGCAGCACGAGTACCTGCGGAACAAGATCGCGTACTACCGCACGCTCCTGCCCACCGCGGCGTAG